A stretch of the Klebsiella huaxiensis genome encodes the following:
- a CDS encoding cation transporter: MSKSCGGACGGDATSAADTDIQASSEAPGRWVSVYAVPKMDCPSEERMIRLALNGFEEIRALSFDLSNRRLKVVHDGEVEPVTSKLKTLGLGASLQETVAANPETIKAAEFSAASAKQESGTLRWLLGINALLFVVEMTAGLIARSTGLIGESLDNFADAAVYGLALYAVGHSVKMQVRAAHLAGVLQLILAVGVLVEVVRRFVFGSEPESLVMMAIAFVALIANTSCLLLISKHREGGAHMKASWIFSANDVVINLGVITAGALVAWTGSNYPDLIIGTIAGGIVLNGARRILALKG, translated from the coding sequence ATGAGCAAATCCTGTGGTGGCGCCTGTGGCGGTGATGCAACGTCCGCAGCGGATACCGATATACAGGCCTCCTCCGAGGCGCCAGGGAGATGGGTCAGTGTTTATGCCGTGCCGAAGATGGACTGTCCATCAGAAGAACGAATGATTCGCCTAGCCCTGAACGGCTTTGAGGAGATTCGGGCGCTGTCCTTCGACTTGTCGAACCGCCGGCTGAAGGTCGTGCATGACGGCGAGGTCGAGCCCGTCACCTCGAAACTGAAGACCTTGGGGCTAGGCGCCTCGCTTCAGGAAACCGTCGCTGCAAATCCGGAGACCATCAAGGCCGCCGAGTTTTCGGCAGCTTCTGCTAAGCAAGAATCCGGGACCCTGCGCTGGTTGCTCGGCATCAATGCACTTCTGTTCGTGGTGGAAATGACTGCCGGTCTGATCGCCCGGTCCACCGGCCTGATTGGAGAATCCCTGGACAATTTTGCCGATGCGGCGGTGTACGGGCTTGCCCTTTATGCGGTTGGACATAGCGTGAAAATGCAGGTACGTGCCGCGCATCTTGCTGGTGTACTGCAACTGATCTTGGCTGTGGGCGTGCTCGTAGAGGTGGTGAGACGCTTTGTATTCGGTAGTGAGCCTGAATCGCTGGTGATGATGGCTATCGCATTCGTCGCATTGATTGCCAATACCAGTTGTCTGCTGCTCATATCCAAACATCGGGAAGGCGGGGCGCACATGAAGGCAAGCTGGATATTCTCGGCCAACGACGTGGTGATCAACCTGGGGGTCATCACCGCCGGCGCCCTGGTCGCGTGGACCGGTTCCAATTATCCGGATCTGATTATCGGCACCATCGCGGGGGGCATTGTACTTAACGGTGCCAGACGCATTTTGGCGTTGAAGGGTTAA
- the lspA gene encoding signal peptidase II yields the protein MLIIGKKLSPYALLSISGLLAASDQAVKWLVQQSMAYGEYVSVTPFFNWVHLWNTGAAFSLFANGGGWQRYFFIGIAVVVSIFLIKLILENRHKGEAIAYSLILGGAMGNLIDRVFRGYVVDSFDFYWRDWHWPAFNLADIAIVLGALLFVSSSLLGKKANTNAESDGSD from the coding sequence ATGCTCATTATTGGCAAAAAGCTCTCGCCGTATGCCCTATTGTCCATATCGGGCCTGCTGGCAGCGTCTGATCAGGCTGTAAAGTGGCTGGTGCAGCAATCAATGGCCTATGGCGAGTATGTTTCGGTGACCCCGTTCTTTAACTGGGTGCACCTATGGAACACCGGTGCCGCATTCAGTCTTTTTGCGAATGGTGGAGGCTGGCAGCGCTACTTTTTTATCGGAATCGCGGTAGTGGTCTCGATTTTTCTGATCAAGCTGATCCTTGAAAATCGTCATAAAGGAGAAGCCATCGCTTACAGTCTTATCCTCGGTGGCGCCATGGGCAACCTGATTGACCGGGTCTTTCGCGGCTATGTTGTGGATTCCTTTGATTTCTATTGGCGAGACTGGCATTGGCCGGCCTTCAACCTGGCTGATATTGCAATTGTCCTCGGTGCCTTACTTTTCGTTTCCAGCAGCTTGTTGGGTAAAAAAGCAAACACCAATGCCGAGTCGGATGGATCTGACTGA
- a CDS encoding ISL3-like element ISPpu12 family transposase yields the protein MTELPDNILHLPQYQVLGCKSTDDEMHFQVDVPDPIACEECGVQGEFVRFGKRDVPYRDLPIHGKRVTLWVVRRRYTCRACKTTFRPQLPEMVDGFRMTLRLHEYVEKESFNHPYTFVAAQTGLDEKTVRDIFNARAEFLGRWHRFETPRILGIDELYLNKRYRCILTNIEERTLLDLLATRRQDVVTNYLMKLKDRQKVEIVSMDMWNPYRAAVKAVLPQARIVVDKFHVVRMANDALERVRKGLRKELKPSQSRTLKGDRKILLKRAHEVSDRERLIMETWTGAFPQLLAAYEHKERFYGIWDATTRLQAEAALDEWIATIPKGQKEVWSDLVRAVGNWREETMTYFETDMPVTNAYTESINRLAKDKNREGRGYSFEVMRARMLYTTKHKKKAPTAKVSPFYKKTIGYGLPDFAEELNYGVDLSTI from the coding sequence ATGACCGAACTTCCCGACAACATCCTTCACCTGCCGCAATACCAAGTACTGGGCTGCAAATCAACCGACGACGAAATGCACTTCCAGGTGGACGTGCCCGATCCCATCGCCTGCGAGGAATGCGGCGTGCAGGGTGAGTTCGTACGGTTCGGCAAGCGTGACGTTCCCTATCGTGATCTGCCCATCCACGGCAAGCGGGTCACTCTCTGGGTGGTCCGCCGCCGATACACCTGCCGGGCCTGCAAGACAACATTCAGGCCCCAGCTACCGGAGATGGTGGACGGATTCCGTATGACACTGCGGCTGCATGAGTACGTGGAGAAGGAATCCTTCAACCACCCCTACACCTTTGTGGCGGCACAGACCGGCCTGGACGAGAAGACGGTGCGCGACATCTTCAACGCCCGCGCCGAGTTCCTGGGGCGCTGGCACCGCTTCGAGACGCCCCGCATCCTGGGCATTGACGAGCTATACCTGAACAAGCGCTACCGCTGCATTCTGACCAACATTGAGGAGCGAACCCTGCTCGACCTGCTGGCCACCCGCCGCCAGGACGTGGTGACCAACTACCTGATGAAGCTGAAAGACCGGCAGAAGGTCGAGATCGTCAGCATGGACATGTGGAACCCCTACCGGGCAGCGGTCAAGGCTGTGCTGCCCCAGGCCCGTATCGTGGTCGATAAGTTCCATGTGGTGCGCATGGCCAACGATGCCCTAGAGAGAGTGCGCAAGGGCCTCAGAAAGGAGCTGAAACCGTCCCAGAGCCGGACTCTCAAGGGAGACCGGAAAATCCTGCTGAAACGCGCTCACGAAGTCTCAGACCGGGAGCGCCTCATCATGGAGACCTGGACAGGCGCGTTCCCGCAACTGCTGGCCGCCTACGAGCACAAGGAGCGCTTCTACGGCATCTGGGACGCCACCACACGGCTCCAGGCAGAAGCCGCCCTGGACGAGTGGATAGCCACCATCCCGAAGGGCCAAAAGGAAGTCTGGAGCGATCTGGTCAGGGCAGTGGGAAACTGGCGCGAAGAGACCATGACCTACTTCGAGACGGACATGCCCGTCACCAACGCTTACACGGAGTCCATCAACCGACTGGCCAAGGACAAGAACCGTGAAGGGCGCGGTTACTCCTTCGAGGTGATGCGGGCACGAATGCTCTACACCACGAAGCACAAGAAGAAGGCACCGACTGCGAAGGTCTCTCCTTTCTACAAGAAAACCATCGGTTACGGACTGCCGGACTTCGCAGAGGAACTCAACTACGGAGTCGATCTATCAACCATCTGA
- a CDS encoding IS1-like element IS1A family transposase (programmed frameshift): MASVSISCPSCSATDGVVRNGRSTAGHQRYLCSHCRKTWQLQFTYTASQPGTHQKIIDMAMNGVGCRATARIMGVGLNTILRHFKKLRPQSVTSRIQPGSDVIVCAEMDEQWGYVGAKSRQRWLFYAYDRLRKTVVAHVFGERTMATLGRLMSLLSPFDVVIWMTDGWPLYESRLKGKLHVISKRYTQRIERHNLNLRQHLARLGRKSLSFSKSVELHDKVIGHYLNIKHYQ, from the exons GTGGCTTCTGTTTCTATCAGCTGTCCCTCCTGTTCAGCTACTGACGGGGTGGTGCGTAACGGCAGAAGCACCGCCGGACATCAGCGCTATCTCTGCTCTCACTGCCGTAAAACATGGCAACTGCAGTTCACTTACACCGCTTCTCAACCCGGTACGCACCAGAAAATCATTGATATGGCCATGAATGGCGTTGGATGCCGGGCAACTGCCCGCATTATGGGCGTTGGCCTCAACACGATTTTACGTCACT TTAAAAAACTCAGGCCGCAGTCGGTAACCTCGCGCATACAGCCGGGCAGTGACGTCATCGTCTGCGCGGAAATGGACGAACAGTGGGGCTATGTCGGGGCTAAATCGCGCCAGCGCTGGCTGTTTTACGCGTATGACAGGCTCCGGAAGACGGTTGTTGCGCACGTATTCGGTGAACGCACTATGGCGACGCTGGGGCGTCTTATGAGCCTGCTGTCACCCTTTGACGTGGTGATATGGATGACGGATGGCTGGCCGCTGTATGAATCCCGCCTGAAGGGAAAGCTGCACGTAATCAGCAAGCGATATACGCAGCGAATTGAGCGGCATAACCTGAATCTGAGGCAGCACCTGGCACGGCTGGGACGGAAGTCGCTGTCGTTCTCAAAATCGGTGGAGCTGCATGACAAAGTCATCGGGCATTATCTGAACATAAAACACTATCAATAA
- a CDS encoding glycoside hydrolase family 1 protein: protein MPDGLGPVNLVAVQHYRRFIDDLKDAGIKPLVTLYHWDMPLSLAQAGGWSNRNSVEWFARYAGVIFANFSDQVSDFILINEPSVEVAQNIKAQRYLRGDFSNPVPPIVATPETLELSLKSYNHILLAAAKAREVFTAGHYKGRLGIAVPLSPILTASDASDKDKNDARLADGILNRWFLDAMYKGTYPEDVIQLAKNMKLDIGVKDSDARTIGNAHFDFLGINYYSPFFIRHGGNQKGYNPELYIPEGQLAAFNGAVRPDQLTALLTRVKTEYGNPPVIITENGAGFTGEDKLVNGKVADTKRCEYIRDHVSAMQTAIKDGARVEGYMVWSSHDNLEWFGGYNARFGIIYVDWDTQVRTPKQSAYAYSKIIKGEWNSSSLCQP, encoded by the coding sequence ATCCCCGATGGCCTCGGGCCAGTTAATTTGGTCGCGGTTCAACATTACAGGCGTTTTATTGACGATCTTAAGGATGCTGGTATCAAGCCTCTGGTCACACTCTATCACTGGGATATGCCCCTTAGTCTCGCCCAGGCAGGAGGCTGGAGCAATCGCAATTCAGTAGAATGGTTTGCTCGTTATGCCGGTGTTATCTTTGCAAACTTTTCTGATCAGGTCAGTGATTTTATCCTGATTAATGAACCATCTGTCGAAGTCGCGCAAAACATAAAAGCTCAGAGGTATTTGAGAGGGGATTTCAGTAATCCTGTTCCTCCGATTGTAGCAACACCTGAAACACTTGAGCTATCTCTCAAATCTTACAACCATATCCTGTTAGCGGCCGCAAAAGCCAGAGAAGTATTTACCGCTGGACACTATAAAGGCCGCCTGGGGATTGCGGTTCCTCTCAGTCCTATCCTGACCGCTTCGGATGCCTCCGACAAGGACAAAAATGATGCGCGTCTTGCTGATGGTATTCTCAACCGCTGGTTCCTGGATGCCATGTATAAAGGTACTTATCCGGAAGATGTGATCCAGCTTGCAAAGAATATGAAGCTCGATATCGGTGTGAAGGATTCTGACGCCAGAACGATTGGGAACGCTCATTTTGATTTCCTGGGTATCAATTATTACTCCCCATTTTTCATCCGGCATGGAGGTAACCAGAAAGGGTACAACCCTGAATTGTATATTCCCGAGGGGCAACTTGCCGCATTTAACGGTGCTGTCAGACCAGATCAACTTACAGCCTTGCTAACCAGAGTTAAAACTGAATACGGTAACCCGCCGGTGATTATCACCGAGAATGGTGCTGGTTTTACGGGCGAGGATAAACTGGTTAACGGCAAAGTCGCTGATACCAAAAGATGTGAATATATCAGAGATCACGTTTCTGCTATGCAAACTGCAATAAAAGATGGCGCACGAGTTGAGGGGTATATGGTGTGGTCAAGTCATGACAATCTTGAATGGTTTGGTGGGTATAATGCCAGATTTGGCATTATTTATGTGGACTGGGATACGCAGGTCAGAACCCCCAAACAGAGTGCATATGCTTACAGCAAAATCATTAAAGGCGAGTGGAACTCCTCCTCACTATGCCAGCCATAA
- a CDS encoding recombinase family protein: MGHRAAIYCRVSTADQSCERQEFDLRAFAGRAGYDVVGIFKETGSGTKLDRAERKKVLALAQSRQIDAILVTELSRWGRSTLDLLNTLRELENWKVSVIAMNGMAFDLSSPYGRMLATFLSGIAEFERDLISERVKSGLAVAKARGKRLGRQAGVRPKSDRLLPKVVAMRAEGRSYRWIARELGISKNTVADIVQRHRANA; this comes from the coding sequence TTGGGACATCGTGCCGCCATTTACTGCCGGGTTTCAACAGCGGATCAGTCTTGTGAACGCCAGGAATTTGATCTGCGAGCCTTCGCCGGCCGTGCCGGCTACGACGTGGTGGGAATATTTAAGGAAACAGGTTCAGGAACTAAACTCGACCGGGCCGAGCGAAAGAAAGTCCTGGCGCTTGCCCAGTCCAGACAAATTGATGCAATCCTGGTCACTGAGCTTTCCCGGTGGGGGCGCTCGACGCTCGATCTGCTCAATACGCTACGTGAACTGGAGAACTGGAAGGTTTCCGTGATAGCCATGAATGGAATGGCGTTCGATCTTTCGTCGCCGTATGGACGAATGCTGGCGACGTTTCTTTCCGGCATTGCGGAGTTTGAGCGGGATCTCATCAGCGAGCGGGTCAAGTCAGGCCTTGCTGTTGCGAAGGCACGTGGTAAGAGGCTTGGTCGTCAGGCCGGAGTGCGACCAAAATCAGACCGACTTTTGCCTAAGGTGGTTGCGATGAGGGCCGAGGGACGCAGCTATCGCTGGATCGCACGCGAGCTCGGTATCAGCAAGAATACCGTCGCTGACATCGTGCAACGACACAGAGCTAACGCTTAG
- a CDS encoding Tn3-like element Tn5403 family transposase: MSRRHIFTERQRAALFDLPTDELSLLKFYTLGDDDLENIRQRRRPENRIGFALQLCALRYPGRALAPGEMIPREVLSFVGAQLGVPADALLTYATRRQTRQQHMDTLREIYGYKTFTGRGARDLREWTFGQAEDARSNEDLAHRFIVRCRETSTILPAVSTIERLCADALVAAERRIETRIAENLTADVRDHLDKLLSEMLAGNISRFIWLRNFEVGNNSAAANRLLDRLEFLRTLNINHSALASIPAHRIARLRRQGERYFTDGLRDITSDRRWAILAVCVVEWEAAIADAIVETHDRIVGKTWREAKRQHDETISGSKATLTDTIRTFTALGASLLEARSDGTPLEMAVASSVAWDRLAQLVATGTQLSNTLADEPLAYVGQGYHRFRRYAPRMLRCLKLEAAPVAGPLVAAALSIGEMKGVASPERRFLRPSSKWNRHLRAQEKGDTRLWEVAVLFHLRDAFRSGDVWLAHSRRYGDLKQVLVPMIAAQENAKLAVPSNPQDWLADRKARLTIALKRLARAARNGTIPHGSIEDGTLRIDRLTADVPDGAEALILDLYRRMPSVRITDMLLEVDAALGFTDAFTHLRTGAPCRDRIGLLNVLLAEGLNLGLRKMAEATNTHDYWQLSRLARWHVESEAMNQALAIVVAAQGKLPMSRVWGMGTSASSDGQFFPTARHGEAMNMVNAKYGSVPGLKAYTHVSDQFAPFACQSIPATVSEAPYILDGLLMNEVGRHVREQYADTAGFTDHLFGASSLLGYNLVLRIRDLPSKRLYVFNPDTTPRELRKLVGGKAREDLIVANWPDIFRCAATMTAGKIRPSQLLRKLASYPRQNNLAVALREVGRIERTLFIIEWILDTDMQRRAQIGLNKGEAHHALKNALRIGRQGEIRDRTTEGQHYRIAGLNLLTAVIIYWNTVHLGHAVTERRNEGLDVPPEFLPHISPLGWAHILLTGEYLWPKEPKA, translated from the coding sequence ATGTCACGACGCCATATTTTCACCGAACGGCAGCGAGCAGCGCTGTTCGATCTGCCCACGGACGAACTGTCGCTACTGAAGTTCTACACGCTGGGCGATGATGACCTGGAAAACATTAGGCAGCGCCGCAGACCGGAAAACAGGATTGGCTTTGCCCTGCAACTTTGTGCCTTACGATATCCGGGCCGTGCACTGGCTCCTGGTGAGATGATCCCGCGTGAAGTCCTTTCCTTCGTCGGTGCTCAGCTTGGAGTTCCGGCTGATGCGCTTCTCACTTATGCCACACGGCGCCAAACCCGTCAGCAGCACATGGACACGCTGCGCGAAATTTACGGCTACAAGACCTTCACGGGCCGTGGTGCCCGTGATCTGCGGGAGTGGACTTTCGGCCAGGCCGAAGATGCCAGATCAAACGAGGATCTTGCTCATCGTTTTATTGTGCGGTGTCGGGAAACTTCCACCATTCTGCCCGCAGTATCGACAATCGAGCGCTTGTGCGCGGATGCTCTGGTCGCCGCTGAGCGGCGGATTGAAACGCGGATTGCAGAAAATTTAACAGCGGATGTTCGCGATCACCTGGACAAACTTCTGAGTGAAATGCTCGCCGGCAATATCAGTCGTTTCATCTGGCTTCGCAACTTCGAGGTTGGTAACAACTCGGCTGCTGCTAACCGTTTGCTCGACAGGCTCGAATTTCTGCGTACCCTGAATATCAATCATAGTGCTTTGGCCAGCATACCTGCCCATCGCATTGCCCGGCTGCGTCGGCAGGGTGAACGCTACTTCACCGACGGTTTGCGTGACATCACTTCGGACCGCCGCTGGGCGATCCTTGCCGTCTGTGTTGTGGAGTGGGAAGCGGCGATTGCTGATGCCATAGTCGAAACCCATGACAGGATCGTAGGAAAAACCTGGCGGGAAGCGAAGCGCCAGCATGACGAAACAATTTCCGGCTCTAAAGCCACACTCACGGATACGATCCGTACCTTCACCGCGCTGGGAGCTTCGTTGCTTGAGGCCCGCAGTGACGGAACCCCGCTGGAGATGGCTGTCGCCAGTTCGGTTGCATGGGACCGGCTCGCTCAACTGGTAGCGACAGGGACTCAACTCAGCAACACGCTAGCCGATGAGCCTCTTGCATATGTCGGGCAGGGATACCATCGCTTTCGTCGTTATGCGCCCCGCATGTTGCGCTGTCTGAAGCTCGAAGCCGCGCCGGTCGCCGGACCATTGGTAGCAGCAGCTTTGTCGATCGGAGAGATGAAAGGTGTTGCATCGCCAGAAAGACGTTTCCTGCGGCCCAGCTCCAAATGGAACCGTCATTTACGAGCTCAGGAAAAAGGAGATACCCGTCTTTGGGAAGTGGCGGTACTCTTTCACCTCCGGGATGCTTTTCGTTCCGGAGATGTCTGGCTCGCTCATTCGCGCCGCTATGGTGACCTCAAGCAGGTACTGGTGCCGATGATCGCGGCGCAGGAAAATGCAAAACTGGCCGTGCCTTCCAACCCACAGGATTGGCTGGCAGACAGAAAGGCGCGACTCACGATCGCTCTTAAGCGGCTGGCCCGGGCTGCCCGTAACGGCACTATTCCGCACGGTAGCATAGAAGATGGAACGTTGCGGATCGACAGGTTGACAGCAGACGTGCCGGATGGTGCCGAGGCACTCATACTGGATCTGTATCGCCGAATGCCGTCCGTTCGGATTACCGACATGCTGCTTGAAGTTGATGCAGCCCTTGGTTTCACAGATGCGTTTACCCATCTGAGAACCGGGGCTCCATGTCGCGACCGGATCGGTCTGCTCAACGTCCTGCTCGCTGAAGGGCTCAATCTGGGCCTGCGTAAGATGGCGGAAGCTACAAACACGCATGATTACTGGCAGCTCTCACGCCTTGCCCGCTGGCATGTTGAAAGCGAAGCCATGAACCAGGCATTGGCAATTGTGGTGGCCGCGCAGGGTAAACTGCCGATGTCACGCGTCTGGGGGATGGGCACGTCAGCATCGAGCGATGGTCAGTTTTTCCCGACAGCGCGGCATGGCGAAGCCATGAACATGGTCAATGCCAAATATGGTTCTGTTCCCGGCCTCAAAGCGTATACTCACGTAAGCGACCAGTTCGCGCCATTCGCTTGTCAGTCGATCCCGGCGACCGTGAGCGAGGCACCGTATATTCTCGATGGACTACTGATGAACGAGGTCGGTCGCCATGTTCGCGAACAGTATGCCGATACAGCAGGATTCACCGACCATTTGTTCGGAGCCAGTAGCCTGCTCGGCTACAATCTCGTTCTGCGAATCAGGGATCTGCCATCGAAGCGGTTGTACGTATTTAATCCCGATACGACCCCCAGGGAGTTACGCAAGTTGGTAGGTGGAAAAGCCCGGGAGGATCTTATCGTTGCGAACTGGCCTGATATTTTCCGTTGTGCCGCGACGATGACCGCTGGCAAAATCAGGCCCAGCCAACTCCTGCGCAAGCTCGCTTCTTACCCACGACAAAACAACCTTGCAGTTGCGCTTCGTGAAGTTGGTCGTATTGAACGGACCCTTTTCATTATTGAGTGGATCCTGGATACGGACATGCAGCGACGTGCTCAGATCGGTCTTAACAAGGGAGAGGCCCACCATGCGCTCAAAAATGCGCTCCGTATCGGGAGGCAGGGGGAAATTCGCGATCGCACGACAGAGGGGCAGCACTACCGAATCGCTGGGCTCAATTTATTGACTGCGGTGATCATTTACTGGAATACCGTCCATCTTGGTCATGCCGTCACGGAGCGGCGGAACGAAGGGTTGGATGTTCCCCCTGAATTTCTTCCCCACATATCCCCATTGGGCTGGGCGCACATTCTACTGACTGGCGAATATCTTTGGCCCAAGGAACCGAAAGCTTAG